One Alligator mississippiensis isolate rAllMis1 chromosome 12, rAllMis1, whole genome shotgun sequence DNA window includes the following coding sequences:
- the LOC132243275 gene encoding actin-like, translating to MIYPRNPKSPGSAGYEPASREVSTSDAAEKYKDYSAVVIDTGTGYTKSGLAGDEKPRSVVPSRVGVPKVRTNDSPLYYIGKSIPSNSSEVTANTVMTHGVVTDWDALEMLWHHIFYTELSVCPEELAVLVTDAPLSPTTNREKMAELLFENFEVPAMFVAHQSLLSVYSYGRTKGLVIGSGYGTSYTAPVHDGYVLPHATYRLDVAGCALTDYLAKLMGECGNPFREDELKLVSNIKEKCCYIPEDFHAELNGDEKKYLMDFILPDQQVISIGSERFRGPEALFNPAVLGFPEAGIHIHAMNSIRKCKPKHRAELLANVVLAGGTTMIRGFSERIKKELLKMEMTGKEQVAILASPHRSFAAWLGGSIVASLNSFQNVWISQKDYSDKGPFVVHRHSF from the coding sequence ATGATCTATCCGAGGAATCCTAAGAGCCCGGGTTCTGCTGGCTATGAGCCTGCATCCCGGGAAGTCTCCACGTCAGATGCAGCAGAGAAATACAAGGACTACAGTGCTGTTGTGATAGACACTGGCACTGGCTACACCAAGAGCGGCCTGGCTGGCGATGAGAAGCCACGCTCTGTGGTCCCGAGCCGTGTGGGGGTCCCCAAGGTCAGGACCAATGACAGTCCCCTGTATTACATTGGGAAAAGCATCCCCAGCAATAGCTCAGAGGTGACTGCCAACACCGTGATGACCCATGGCGTGGTTACAGACTGGGATGCCCTAGAGATGCTGTGGCATCACATCTTCTACACGGAGCTTAGTGTGTGCCCTGAGGAGCTGGCCGTGCTGGTCACAGATGCACCCTTGTCCCCAACCACCAACCGGGAGAAGATGGCTGAGCTGCTCTTTGAGAACTTTGAGGTCCCGGCAATGTTTGTGGCGCACCAGTCCCTGCTGTCTGTGTACTCCTATGGACGCACCAAAGGGCTGGTGATTGGCTCTGGCTATGGGACATCCTACACGGCCCCTGTCCATGACGGCTACGTCCTACCCCATGCCACCTACCGGCTAGATGTGGCAGGCTGTGCTCTGACAGACTACCTGGCCAAGCTGATGGGGGAGTGTGGCAACCCCTTCCGAGAAGATGAGTTGAAGCTGGTGAGCAACATCAAGGAAAAGTGCTGCTACATCCCTGAGGACTTCCACGCAGAGCTGAATGGAGATGAGAAGAAATACCTCATGGACTTCATCCTCCCTGACCAGCAGGTCATTTCCATTGGCAGCGAGCGGTTCCGGGGCCCTGAGGCCCTCTTCAACCCCGCTGTGCTGGGCTTTCCTGAGGCAGGTATTCACATCCATGCCATGAACAGCATCAGAAAGTGCAAGCCGAAACACcgtgcagagctgctggccaatGTGGTGCTGGCTGGTGGCACCACCATGATCCGGGGCTTCTCGGAGAGAATCAAGAAGGAGCTGCTGAAGATGGAGATGACAGGCAAGGAGCAGGTGGCCATCCTGGCTTCCCCCCATCGCAGctttgctgcctggctgggcgGCTCTATTGTGGCCTCTCTCAACTCCTTCCAGAATGTCTGGATCAGCCAAAAGGACTACAGTGACAAGGGGCCTTTTGTGGTTCACCGGCACTCCTTCTGA